The following proteins are co-located in the Spinactinospora alkalitolerans genome:
- a CDS encoding sodium-translocating pyrophosphatase — MTGLNLAAESGQALTLDGLNFTLVIVVLAVALLALAVAGALVREVLAADQGTERMQNIARAVQEGAAAYLKRQFRTLIVFVIAIPLLLLLLPADSEAVRYGRSLFFALGAIFSALTGFVGMWLAVRGNVRVAAAAREAGEHAAMRIAFRTGGVAGMFTVGLGLLGAAIVVLAYRGDAPIVLEGFGFGAALLAMFMRVGGGIFTKAADVGADLVGKVEQGIPEDDPRNAATIADNVGDNVGDCAGMAADLFESYAVVLVASLILGRVAFGVEGLVFPLLVPMIGVITAIIGIFVVAPRARDKNAMAAINRGFFISAVISAVLVVGTAFVYLPTGFADLSGVSDEIAGLDGNPRYIAIGAVLIGLVLAAAIQLLTGYFTETNRRPVKDIGESSETGAATVILSGISVGLESAVYSALLIAGAVYGAFLLGAGNITISLFAVALAGTGLLTTVGVIVAMDTFGPVSDNAQGIAEMSGDVEGPGADVLTSLDAVGNTTKAITKGIAIATAVLAATALFGAFRTSVEGALGDRADTFSLSIDQPNVLVGVIIGASVVFLFSGLAIMAVGRAAGRVVQEVREQFRTRPGIMDGTEKPEYGRVVDICTRDSLRELITPGLLAVLTPIAVGFALGYASLGAFLGGAIAAGALMAVFLANSGGAWDNAKKLVEDGHHGGKGSEAHEATVIGDTVGDPFKDTAGPAINPLLKVMNLVALIIAPSVVIYAESAVLRVGVTAVALVVIVGAIVWSKRRSDSGETPRSAPAAPEDRPVLETQRAEPAQAAANGKSPENGGKEQAPLSEGRKD; from the coding sequence TTGACTGGGCTCAACCTCGCCGCCGAAAGCGGCCAGGCGCTCACCCTGGACGGCTTGAACTTCACGCTGGTCATCGTGGTTCTGGCGGTGGCGCTGCTCGCGCTCGCCGTCGCGGGGGCCCTGGTGCGCGAGGTTCTGGCCGCGGACCAGGGCACCGAGCGAATGCAAAACATCGCACGTGCCGTTCAGGAAGGCGCGGCGGCGTACCTCAAACGCCAATTCCGCACCCTGATCGTCTTCGTCATCGCGATTCCTCTGCTGCTCCTGCTGCTTCCGGCCGATTCCGAGGCCGTTCGCTACGGCCGCTCCCTGTTCTTCGCCCTGGGCGCGATCTTCTCCGCGCTGACCGGGTTCGTCGGAATGTGGCTGGCCGTCCGCGGAAACGTGCGGGTGGCCGCCGCGGCCCGGGAGGCGGGGGAGCACGCGGCCATGCGGATCGCGTTCCGCACCGGCGGCGTGGCCGGGATGTTCACCGTCGGCCTCGGCCTGCTGGGCGCGGCCATCGTGGTGCTCGCCTACCGCGGCGACGCCCCGATCGTGCTTGAGGGCTTCGGCTTCGGCGCCGCGCTGCTCGCCATGTTCATGCGCGTCGGCGGCGGCATCTTCACCAAGGCCGCCGACGTGGGCGCCGACCTGGTCGGCAAGGTCGAGCAGGGCATCCCCGAGGACGATCCCCGCAACGCCGCGACCATCGCCGACAACGTGGGCGACAACGTCGGCGACTGCGCCGGCATGGCGGCCGACCTGTTCGAGTCCTACGCCGTGGTGCTGGTCGCCTCGCTGATCCTCGGCCGGGTCGCCTTCGGCGTGGAAGGCCTTGTCTTCCCGCTGCTGGTCCCCATGATCGGCGTCATCACGGCGATCATCGGCATCTTCGTCGTCGCGCCGAGGGCTCGCGACAAGAACGCCATGGCCGCCATCAACCGCGGCTTCTTCATCTCGGCGGTCATCTCCGCCGTGCTCGTGGTCGGCACCGCCTTCGTCTACCTGCCGACCGGCTTCGCCGACCTCAGCGGCGTCAGCGACGAGATCGCCGGCCTCGACGGCAACCCCCGCTACATCGCGATCGGCGCGGTGCTGATCGGGCTGGTGCTCGCCGCCGCCATCCAACTGCTGACCGGCTACTTCACCGAGACCAACCGCCGTCCGGTCAAGGACATCGGCGAGAGCTCCGAGACCGGCGCCGCGACGGTGATCCTCTCGGGCATCTCGGTCGGGCTGGAGTCCGCCGTGTACTCGGCGCTGCTCATCGCCGGCGCGGTCTACGGCGCGTTCCTGCTCGGCGCCGGAAACATCACGATCAGCCTCTTCGCGGTCGCGCTGGCCGGCACCGGCCTGCTCACCACGGTCGGCGTGATCGTCGCCATGGACACCTTCGGCCCGGTCTCGGACAACGCCCAGGGCATCGCCGAGATGTCCGGTGACGTCGAGGGCCCGGGCGCCGATGTTCTGACCAGCCTGGACGCCGTCGGCAACACGACCAAGGCGATCACCAAGGGAATCGCGATCGCGACGGCCGTGCTCGCCGCCACCGCCCTGTTCGGCGCGTTCCGGACCTCGGTGGAGGGCGCGCTGGGCGACCGGGCCGACACGTTCAGCCTCTCCATCGACCAGCCCAACGTCCTCGTCGGCGTGATCATCGGCGCCTCGGTGGTGTTCCTGTTCTCCGGCCTGGCCATCATGGCGGTCGGCCGCGCCGCCGGCCGGGTGGTGCAGGAGGTCAGGGAGCAGTTCCGCACCCGGCCCGGGATCATGGACGGCACCGAGAAGCCCGAGTACGGCCGGGTCGTCGACATCTGCACCCGCGACTCGCTGCGGGAGCTGATCACCCCCGGTCTGCTCGCCGTGCTCACCCCGATCGCGGTGGGCTTCGCCCTCGGCTACGCATCGCTCGGCGCGTTCCTCGGCGGCGCGATCGCGGCCGGCGCGCTGATGGCGGTGTTCCTCGCCAACTCCGGCGGCGCATGGGACAACGCCAAGAAGCTGGTCGAGGACGGCCACCACGGCGGCAAGGGCTCGGAGGCGCACGAGGCGACCGTCATCGGCGACACCGTGGGCGACCCGTTCAAGGACACCGCGGGCCCGGCGATCAACCCGCTGCTCAAGGTGATGAACCTGGTCGCGCTGATCATCGCGCCGAGCGTGGTGATCTACGCCGAGAGCGCCGTGCTGCGCGTGGGCGTCACGGCGGTCGCGCTGGTGGTCATCGTGGGCGCGATCGTCTGGTCCAAGCGGCGCTCCGACTCCGGCGAGACGCCCAGGAGCGCTCCGGCCGCGCCGGAGGACCGGCCCGTGCTGGAGACTCAGCGGGCCGAGCCGGCCCAGGCCGCCGCCAACGGGAAGTCGCCGGAGAACGGCGGCAAGGAGCAGGCCCCGCTGAGCGAGGGCCGCAAGGACTGA
- a CDS encoding SixA phosphatase family protein yields MSGRLIILRHAQADPGIGTSDADRELTGKGRVQAAAVGRLLAGEGLVPDHVICSTARRTRQTWELVAAGLPGEPTVDFEPAAYSAGLDAMFELIGLVGADVGTLMVVGHNPTAAQLAAAFIGGVVAFPPASIAVADLDVEWLYAAPGTGTGRILT; encoded by the coding sequence ATGAGCGGGCGGCTGATCATCCTGCGGCACGCCCAGGCCGACCCCGGCATCGGGACCTCCGACGCCGATCGCGAACTCACGGGCAAGGGACGCGTCCAGGCCGCCGCGGTCGGCAGGCTGCTGGCCGGGGAGGGGCTCGTTCCGGACCACGTCATCTGCTCCACCGCCCGCCGCACCAGGCAGACCTGGGAGCTGGTGGCAGCGGGACTGCCGGGCGAGCCGACGGTGGACTTCGAACCGGCGGCCTACTCCGCGGGCCTCGACGCCATGTTCGAGCTGATCGGGTTGGTCGGCGCCGACGTCGGCACGCTCATGGTCGTCGGACACAATCCGACCGCGGCCCAGCTCGCCGCGGCCTTCATCGGCGGCGTCGTCGCGTTTCCGCCGGCGAGCATCGCGGTGGCCGACCTCGACGTGGAGTGGCTCTACGCCGCCCCCGGCACCGGGACCGGCCGGATCCTGACCTAG
- the serB gene encoding phosphoserine phosphatase SerB encodes MILPNSTLLVTVTGRDRPGVSARLLSTLSVFPVTLADLEQVVIGGRLVLGALLSVDDRVAPGVSRDRVFEEVRSAIEKTVVDLGMQVECSDGNGRVSAAGTGKLHVTILANPLRPGALGAIASCVARAGANIDRIERLASYPVTSIELVVSGADTEQLRADLAMEAATQSIDVAVQPSGLHRRGKHLVVMDVDSTLIQGEVIELLAEHAGCAEEVARVTAEAMRGELDFEESLRRRVALLKGLDASALDDVREKLVLTPGARTLVRTLKRLGYECAIVSGGFSQVTDALVERLGIDHSAANTLEIVDGRLTGGLVGPIIDRKGKATALERFAAEAGVPLTQTVAIGDGANDLDMLQTAGLGVAFNAKPLVREQADTSVSVPYLDTIVFLLGVSREEIEAADRKDEV; translated from the coding sequence ATGATTCTTCCGAATTCCACGCTCCTGGTAACGGTGACCGGACGCGACCGTCCCGGCGTGAGCGCGCGGTTGCTGAGCACCCTGTCGGTCTTCCCCGTCACCCTCGCCGACCTCGAACAGGTCGTCATCGGCGGTCGCCTCGTCCTCGGCGCACTGCTGTCGGTCGACGACCGGGTCGCGCCCGGCGTCAGCCGCGACCGCGTGTTCGAAGAGGTCCGCAGCGCGATCGAGAAGACCGTCGTCGACCTCGGCATGCAGGTGGAGTGCTCCGACGGCAACGGCCGCGTGAGCGCCGCCGGAACCGGGAAGCTGCACGTCACGATCCTCGCGAATCCACTGCGTCCGGGCGCGCTCGGCGCGATCGCCTCGTGCGTGGCGCGCGCCGGGGCCAACATCGACCGCATCGAACGGCTCGCGAGCTACCCGGTGACCTCGATCGAGCTCGTGGTCTCCGGCGCCGACACCGAGCAGCTCCGCGCGGACCTGGCCATGGAGGCCGCCACCCAGTCGATCGACGTCGCCGTCCAGCCCAGCGGCCTGCACCGGCGGGGCAAGCACCTGGTCGTGATGGACGTCGACTCCACCCTGATCCAGGGCGAGGTCATCGAGCTGCTGGCCGAGCACGCCGGATGCGCCGAGGAGGTCGCGCGGGTCACAGCGGAGGCCATGCGCGGCGAACTGGACTTCGAGGAGTCCCTGCGGCGCCGCGTCGCGCTGCTCAAGGGCCTCGACGCGAGCGCACTCGACGACGTCAGGGAGAAGCTGGTGCTGACCCCGGGCGCCCGGACCCTGGTGCGCACGCTCAAGCGGCTCGGCTACGAGTGCGCCATCGTCAGCGGCGGATTCTCCCAGGTCACCGATGCGCTCGTGGAGCGGCTCGGCATCGACCACTCCGCGGCGAACACGCTGGAGATCGTCGACGGCAGGCTCACCGGCGGCCTGGTCGGGCCGATCATCGACCGCAAGGGCAAGGCCACCGCGCTGGAGCGCTTCGCCGCCGAGGCGGGGGTGCCGCTCACCCAGACCGTGGCCATCGGCGACGGAGCCAACGACCTGGACATGCTCCAGACGGCAGGCCTCGGCGTGGCGTTCAACGCCAAACCGCTGGTCCGCGAGCAGGCCGACACCTCGGTGAGCGTGCCCTACCTGGACACCATCGTGTTCCTGCTCGGCGTCTCCCGCGAAGAGATCGAGGCCGCCGACCGGAAGGACGAGGTCTAG
- a CDS encoding winged helix-turn-helix domain-containing protein, which translates to MSHLRHELDPVIHSPVRFSIVATLSAVERAEFRFIRDTVEVSDSALSQHLTTLEKAGYAAIRKGQIGRRTTTWVSLTSAGHDAFRQHVAVLNRIAAQPPGGSEPPR; encoded by the coding sequence ATGAGTCATCTGCGCCACGAACTGGACCCGGTGATCCACTCCCCGGTGCGGTTCTCGATCGTGGCGACGCTCTCGGCGGTGGAACGCGCCGAGTTCCGGTTCATCCGCGACACGGTCGAGGTCAGCGACTCGGCGCTGTCCCAGCACCTGACGACGTTGGAGAAGGCCGGATACGCGGCCATCCGCAAGGGGCAGATCGGGCGGCGCACCACCACGTGGGTCTCGCTCACCTCCGCCGGCCACGACGCCTTCAGACAGCACGTCGCGGTCCTCAACCGGATCGCCGCGCAGCCGCCTGGCGGGAGTGAACCGCCCCGGTGA
- a CDS encoding FAD-dependent oxidoreductase, which translates to MERRVNDRTRLVVIGGDAGGMSAASQARRRCGPDDLEIVALERGDHTSYSACGIPYLVGGTVPSADELIARDPATFIRDHAIDVRTGTEATDVDLDRRVVRTVDAQGAEREERFDRLMIATGAVPIRPDWPGSDAEGIFGVQTLADGIRVREYVDERRPRRAVVVGGGYIGLEMAEAFLERGMRVDLVEAAPEPMGTLDPDMGRLVREAVCAMGVEFHPGAKVTGFETAGGRVSAVVTEQAVHEADIVVLGMGVRPDSDLARRAGLRIGPTGGIAVDRRMRTSASDVWAAGDCVETFHRVSRAPVAIALGTHANKQGRVAGTNIGGGYAHFAGVVGTAITKICGLEVSRTGLNEKEAQRAGFEFETVTVESTTRAGYYPGATTMCLKLLAERRTGRLLGGQIVGRENAGKRVDVLATALWNDMSVEEVSGMDLGYAPPFSPVWDPVLIAARKLSEKTEASPG; encoded by the coding sequence ATGGAGCGACGGGTTAACGACCGGACACGACTGGTCGTCATCGGGGGCGACGCCGGGGGGATGAGCGCGGCCTCGCAGGCGCGCCGCCGGTGCGGGCCCGACGACCTGGAGATCGTCGCGCTGGAACGCGGCGACCACACCTCCTACTCGGCGTGCGGCATCCCCTACCTGGTCGGGGGGACCGTGCCGAGCGCGGACGAGCTGATCGCCCGCGACCCCGCCACCTTCATCCGCGACCACGCGATCGACGTGCGCACCGGGACCGAGGCGACCGACGTCGACCTGGACCGCCGCGTCGTCCGCACGGTGGACGCGCAGGGGGCGGAGCGCGAAGAGCGCTTCGACCGGCTCATGATCGCCACCGGGGCGGTGCCGATCCGCCCCGACTGGCCCGGCTCCGACGCCGAAGGGATCTTCGGCGTGCAGACCCTGGCCGACGGCATCCGGGTGCGCGAGTACGTCGACGAGCGGCGGCCGCGCCGCGCCGTCGTGGTGGGGGGCGGCTACATCGGCCTGGAGATGGCCGAGGCGTTCCTGGAGCGCGGCATGCGGGTGGACCTGGTCGAGGCGGCCCCGGAACCGATGGGCACGCTCGACCCCGACATGGGCCGGCTGGTGCGCGAGGCCGTGTGCGCGATGGGGGTGGAATTCCACCCCGGCGCGAAGGTGACCGGCTTCGAGACGGCGGGCGGCCGGGTCAGTGCGGTGGTGACCGAGCAGGCGGTCCACGAGGCCGACATCGTGGTCCTCGGCATGGGCGTGCGCCCCGACAGCGACCTGGCCCGCAGGGCGGGACTGCGGATCGGGCCGACCGGCGGCATCGCGGTGGACCGGCGGATGCGCACCTCCGCGTCCGACGTGTGGGCCGCGGGGGACTGCGTGGAGACGTTCCACCGCGTCTCGCGCGCGCCCGTCGCGATCGCGCTCGGCACCCACGCCAACAAGCAGGGGCGGGTCGCCGGCACCAACATCGGCGGCGGCTACGCCCACTTCGCCGGTGTCGTCGGCACCGCGATCACCAAGATCTGCGGCCTGGAGGTGTCGCGCACGGGCCTCAACGAGAAGGAGGCGCAGCGGGCCGGGTTCGAGTTCGAGACCGTCACGGTGGAGTCCACCACCCGCGCCGGCTACTACCCGGGTGCCACGACCATGTGCCTCAAGCTCCTCGCCGAACGCCGGACCGGCCGGCTGCTGGGCGGCCAGATCGTCGGGAGGGAGAACGCGGGCAAGCGCGTGGACGTGCTCGCCACGGCGCTGTGGAACGACATGTCCGTCGAGGAGGTCTCCGGCATGGACCTCGGCTACGCCCCGCCGTTCTCCCCGGTCTGGGACCCCGTCCTGATCGCGGCCCGCAAGCTGAGCGAGAAGACCGAGGCGTCCCCGGGCTAG
- a CDS encoding HD domain-containing protein, translating to MTEPAPVHASGVDHERLTSQLRFILETDKLKRILRRNLLVDGSRRENDAEHSWHLALIARVFAEHAPPGTDIDHVVQLLLVHDIVEIDAGDTFVYDSLMSRSQAERERAAADRLYALLPKDQADHMRGLWEEFEARETAEARFAKAVDRLAPMLANWHTDGGTWVQYGVSKAQVMEKVRIISEGSDALGSYATALIDDAERRGYFTRSKASGRGAPTTPR from the coding sequence GTGACTGAACCGGCACCGGTCCATGCCAGTGGGGTCGATCACGAACGACTCACGTCCCAGCTCCGGTTCATCCTCGAAACCGACAAGCTCAAGCGGATTCTGCGCCGCAACCTGCTCGTCGACGGCTCCCGCAGGGAGAACGACGCCGAGCACTCCTGGCACCTGGCCCTGATCGCCCGGGTGTTCGCCGAGCACGCGCCGCCCGGCACCGACATCGACCATGTGGTCCAGCTCCTGCTGGTGCACGACATCGTCGAGATCGACGCGGGTGACACCTTCGTCTACGACTCGCTGATGTCGCGGTCCCAGGCCGAGCGCGAGCGCGCCGCGGCCGACCGCCTCTACGCGCTGCTGCCCAAGGACCAGGCCGACCACATGCGGGGGCTGTGGGAGGAGTTCGAGGCCAGGGAGACCGCTGAGGCCCGCTTCGCCAAGGCCGTCGACCGGCTCGCCCCCATGCTCGCCAACTGGCACACCGACGGCGGCACGTGGGTGCAGTACGGGGTATCCAAGGCGCAGGTGATGGAGAAGGTCCGGATCATCTCCGAGGGCTCCGACGCGCTGGGCTCCTACGCCACCGCCCTGATCGACGACGCCGAGCGGCGGGGGTACTTCACCCGGTCCAAGGCCTCCGGCCGGGGGGCGCCGACGACTCCGCGGTGA
- a CDS encoding sulfite exporter TauE/SafE family protein: MTWWEALAILVAGMGAGGINAVVGSGTLFTFPVLLALGYPPVTATISNSIGLAPGSLTGAIGYRRELKGQRTRLLRFGGMSLLGAVTGGTLLLNLPEDVFETVVPVLIALACVLIVAQPKINAWMRRRRPARPNGGPLLPFGVYGAGVYGGYFAAAQGIVLISLMGASLDEELQRINALKNVLAFIVNATAAAFYIVFADPAWPVVGLIAGGSVIGGYIGARFGRRLKPLALRILIVVVGLTAAAQLVADAVT, encoded by the coding sequence ATGACTTGGTGGGAGGCGCTCGCCATTCTGGTGGCGGGCATGGGCGCGGGCGGCATCAACGCGGTCGTCGGGTCCGGGACGCTGTTCACGTTCCCGGTCCTGCTGGCGCTCGGATACCCGCCCGTGACGGCCACGATCTCCAACAGCATCGGCCTGGCGCCCGGATCGCTCACGGGCGCGATCGGCTACCGCAGGGAGCTGAAGGGGCAGCGGACCCGGCTGCTGCGCTTCGGCGGCATGTCGCTCCTCGGCGCGGTCACCGGCGGCACGCTCCTGCTCAACCTGCCCGAGGACGTGTTCGAGACCGTCGTCCCGGTCCTCATCGCACTGGCCTGCGTGCTGATCGTGGCGCAGCCCAAGATCAACGCCTGGATGCGCAGGAGGCGCCCTGCGCGGCCCAACGGCGGCCCGCTGCTGCCGTTCGGCGTCTACGGCGCCGGCGTCTACGGCGGCTACTTCGCCGCGGCCCAGGGCATCGTCCTGATCAGCCTGATGGGCGCCTCCCTGGACGAGGAGCTGCAGCGCATCAACGCCCTGAAGAACGTGCTGGCCTTCATCGTCAACGCGACCGCCGCGGCCTTCTACATCGTCTTCGCCGACCCCGCGTGGCCGGTGGTCGGCCTCATCGCGGGCGGCTCGGTCATCGGCGGCTACATCGGCGCGCGCTTCGGCCGCAGACTCAAGCCGCTCGCGCTGCGGATCCTCATCGTGGTCGTCGGGTTGACCGCCGCCGCGCAGCTGGTCGCCGACGCGGTCACCTGA
- a CDS encoding SPFH domain-containing protein, which produces MTAVIIVVIFVAILLVIGVRSVRIVPQAEQDVVERFGRYHRTLKSGFNIVVPFVDNIRERIDMRDQVVSFPPQAAITQDNLSVNVDTVVYYRVTNVYDATYKVANFITAVEQLSSATLRNVIGGMDLEQTLTSRDQINRELRSVLDEATAEWGIKVSRVELKAIDPSESIQEAMEKQMRADRDKRAQILQAEGEKQSAILRAEGEKSSAVLRARGSAEAETVRAKADAEAMTLRARGEADAIAMVFKALHSGKVSQELLAYQYLQKLPEIARGDANKVWIVPSEMGKALEGIGGFFEAVRDGGAPDGRGADPGERPEAPGDDPEPVVDLEGRGYGRPPVLDD; this is translated from the coding sequence CTGACCGCCGTAATCATCGTCGTGATCTTCGTGGCGATCCTGCTCGTCATCGGCGTGCGCAGCGTGCGCATCGTTCCGCAGGCCGAGCAGGACGTCGTCGAGCGCTTCGGCCGCTACCACCGCACGCTGAAGTCGGGCTTCAACATCGTCGTCCCGTTCGTCGACAACATCCGCGAGCGCATCGACATGCGGGACCAGGTCGTCAGCTTCCCGCCGCAGGCCGCCATCACCCAGGACAACCTGTCGGTCAACGTCGACACGGTGGTCTACTACCGGGTGACCAACGTCTACGACGCCACCTACAAGGTCGCCAACTTCATCACCGCTGTGGAGCAGCTCTCCTCGGCGACGCTGCGCAACGTCATCGGCGGCATGGACCTGGAGCAGACGCTGACCTCGCGCGACCAGATCAACCGGGAGCTGCGCTCGGTGCTGGACGAGGCCACCGCTGAGTGGGGCATCAAGGTCAGCCGGGTGGAGCTGAAGGCGATCGACCCGTCGGAGTCCATCCAGGAGGCCATGGAGAAGCAGATGCGCGCCGACCGGGACAAGCGCGCGCAGATCCTGCAGGCCGAGGGCGAGAAGCAGTCGGCCATCCTGCGGGCCGAGGGTGAGAAGTCGTCGGCGGTGCTGCGCGCCCGCGGTTCGGCCGAGGCCGAGACCGTGCGGGCCAAGGCCGATGCCGAGGCGATGACGCTGCGCGCCCGCGGCGAGGCCGACGCCATCGCCATGGTCTTCAAGGCTCTGCACTCGGGCAAGGTCAGCCAGGAGCTGCTGGCCTACCAGTACCTGCAGAAGCTGCCGGAGATCGCCCGGGGCGACGCCAACAAGGTGTGGATCGTGCCCTCGGAGATGGGCAAGGCGCTGGAGGGCATCGGCGGCTTCTTCGAGGCGGTCCGCGACGGCGGGGCGCCCGACGGCCGCGGCGCCGACCCCGGCGAGCGGCCGGAGGCGCCCGGCGACGATCCGGAACCCGTCGTGGACCTGGAGGGACGCGGCTACGGCAGGCCGCCCGTGCTCGACGACTAG
- a CDS encoding ABC transporter ATP-binding protein, with the protein MNGHVLRMDGVGVRRGSAELLRDVDWAVEAEDRWVIVGPNGAGKTTLLRIAAAQLFPTRGTVEILDERLGAVDVFELRPLIGFASAAVINQVPDSEKVADLVISASYGFLGRWREEYGAPDHDRARALLAQWGAAHLAERRFGTLSEGERKRVQIARSVMADPELLLLDEPAAGLDLGGREDLVGRLSALATDADSPALVLVTHHVEEIPPGFTHGLLMREGRVIGAGPLERVMTADLLSETFGLPLKVERDDDRWYARAV; encoded by the coding sequence ATGAACGGGCATGTGCTGCGCATGGACGGCGTGGGAGTGCGCCGCGGGTCCGCGGAGCTGCTGCGCGACGTGGACTGGGCCGTCGAGGCCGAGGACCGCTGGGTCATCGTCGGCCCCAACGGGGCGGGCAAGACCACGCTGCTGCGGATCGCCGCCGCGCAGCTCTTCCCCACCAGGGGGACGGTGGAGATCCTCGATGAGCGGCTCGGCGCCGTCGACGTCTTCGAGCTGCGGCCGCTCATCGGGTTCGCCAGCGCCGCGGTGATCAACCAGGTGCCCGACTCCGAGAAGGTCGCCGATCTCGTGATCAGCGCCTCCTACGGGTTCCTCGGCCGGTGGCGGGAGGAGTACGGGGCCCCCGACCACGACCGGGCGCGGGCGCTGCTGGCCCAGTGGGGGGCCGCGCACCTGGCCGAGCGCAGGTTCGGCACGCTGTCGGAGGGAGAGCGCAAGCGCGTGCAGATCGCGCGCTCGGTCATGGCCGACCCCGAGCTGCTGCTGCTCGACGAGCCCGCGGCAGGCCTGGACCTGGGCGGCAGGGAGGACCTGGTGGGCCGGCTCAGCGCGCTGGCCACCGACGCGGATTCCCCCGCTCTCGTTCTCGTCACCCACCACGTGGAGGAGATCCCGCCGGGCTTCACCCACGGGCTGCTGATGCGGGAGGGGCGCGTGATCGGGGCCGGCCCGCTGGAGCGCGTCATGACCGCCGACCTCCTCAGCGAGACGTTCGGTCTGCCGCTGAAGGTGGAGCGCGACGACGACCGCTGGTACGCGCGGGCCGTCTGA
- a CDS encoding DUF1707 SHOCT-like domain-containing protein, whose translation MTRIVNQDPLPQAGAMRASDADRDLVARRLSDALAEGRLTREEHEERLDSAYRAKTIGELAPLTRDLPGADRPVPSAPADGSGSSASDLELIASGVGSENIVAVFGAAERKGRWLVEPRTNVSAMFGGVELDLREAILSQREVTVQCALVFGCLDLVVPPGVRVVNEASGIFGGVSLKHADASLPPEAPTVRVTGVCVFGGVEAKTREVGAEK comes from the coding sequence ATGACGCGAATCGTGAATCAGGACCCGCTCCCGCAGGCCGGCGCCATGCGCGCGTCGGACGCCGATCGCGACCTGGTCGCGCGGCGGTTGAGCGACGCGCTGGCCGAGGGCCGGCTCACCCGGGAGGAGCACGAGGAGCGCCTCGACTCGGCCTACCGCGCCAAGACGATCGGCGAACTCGCGCCCCTCACCCGCGACCTCCCCGGCGCCGACCGCCCGGTGCCCTCCGCCCCGGCGGACGGCTCCGGCTCCTCGGCCTCCGACCTGGAGCTGATCGCTTCGGGCGTGGGCTCCGAGAACATCGTCGCCGTGTTCGGCGCGGCCGAGCGCAAGGGCCGCTGGCTGGTGGAACCGCGCACCAACGTCTCCGCCATGTTCGGCGGGGTGGAGCTGGACCTGCGCGAGGCCATACTGTCGCAGCGCGAGGTGACCGTCCAGTGCGCGCTCGTCTTCGGCTGCCTGGACCTCGTCGTGCCGCCCGGGGTGCGCGTGGTGAACGAGGCGTCGGGGATCTTCGGCGGGGTCAGCCTCAAGCACGCCGATGCCTCGCTGCCCCCTGAGGCGCCCACCGTCCGCGTCACCGGGGTGTGCGTCTTCGGCGGCGTGGAGGCCAAGACGCGCGAGGTCGGGGCGGAGAAGTAG
- a CDS encoding DUF1707 SHOCT-like domain-containing protein translates to MEPDHIRASDADRDRVAERLREALAEGRLTREEHEERLESLYRAKTIGELAPLTRDLPATAGRAPEPQEDPVGMTVTSDEARRLAAGSQGRENIVAVFGGAERAGRWLVEPRTNVSTMFGGIDLDFREAVLTQREVIVQCAVIFGGLQITVPYGVRVVNATTAIFGGTSTHGTDSVTDPNAPTIRLTGTCLFGGIDVRAKGPKKGGKRGY, encoded by the coding sequence ATGGAGCCCGATCACATCCGCGCCTCGGACGCCGACCGCGATCGCGTCGCGGAGCGGCTCCGCGAGGCGCTGGCCGAGGGCCGGCTCACCCGGGAGGAGCACGAGGAGCGCCTCGAATCGCTCTACCGCGCCAAGACGATCGGCGAACTCGCGCCCCTCACCCGCGACCTCCCCGCGACCGCCGGCCGCGCCCCGGAGCCCCAGGAGGACCCGGTCGGCATGACGGTCACCTCCGACGAGGCGCGCAGGCTCGCCGCGGGCAGCCAGGGCAGGGAGAACATCGTCGCGGTGTTCGGCGGCGCCGAACGCGCCGGCCGCTGGCTGGTGGAGCCGCGCACCAACGTCTCCACCATGTTCGGCGGCATCGACCTGGACTTCCGCGAGGCGGTGCTCACCCAGCGCGAGGTGATCGTGCAGTGCGCCGTGATCTTCGGCGGCCTGCAGATCACCGTCCCGTACGGCGTCCGGGTGGTCAACGCCACGACCGCGATCTTCGGCGGCACCAGCACGCACGGGACCGACTCGGTCACCGACCCCAACGCCCCGACCATCCGGCTGACCGGCACCTGCCTGTTCGGCGGCATCGACGTCCGGGCCAAGGGCCCCAAGAAGGGCGGGAAGCGCGGCTACTGA